TATTGGACAAAAAAAAAACAATAAATATACAACAAATTAAGAAGTATAAAGAAACCACTTCACACATATCAACTTTTAGACCTTGCTAGTAGGTACTTAACTGACTTGAACTCTTAACACAGTTATGAGGTCAGCTCTGAAATCCCTAACATTGTAAATGAAGAGTGTCGATTAATCTTTAAATCTGTGGCTTTAGTCGGTAAAATCGATAGTGTTTTGGCTCAACCTTCAGCTGACAATATGCTTGATTTTAAAAACCAAAAACAAATAGATCAGGTTAAGAATATTTGACTAAATAAACAAACATTTTCAAAACAACAAATGCTAAATGAGTTTTCGAGTTCTATGACAATTATCTTATAAGACTGTTGATCTACAAAATCCCTAGCAAAGGCTTTGAGTTCATTCAGTGTTGGCTCACTTCTTTCAACTCCGTGAATATTACATGATTTCATTTTTAGCTGCAAAACATGTCTTCTGCATGTAATATAAGAAGTCTTAAATATTTTTGAAGCAAAAAAAAAAAGGTCAATGCTAACTAGCCCTAATTTTTTTTTATGAGAATTAAATTCTCAAAATTAAGGCTAGTGAGCATTGACCTTGTTCGCTAGGAAGCCCATAATAGGCTTCATGCTGGGTCGCTCATGACTCATTTATAATGAAGTAATATCACAAATATTCCTTAATAAAAGAAATAAAATCAAAAACAAAGACTCTTTTGATACTGGCTAGCTAGAATAGTAAGTGCATAAAAAAAAAGTATGTCGAGAGAGAGTTTTCTCTCTCAAAACCCTAGTGTCGTCACCTTGGTGCGGCTCCCAAGGAGGACTCAATTCCCTCCACCTATTGTTTCGCCTTGCCAATTAGGCCAAGAAGCCTCTCAGGTCACTCCTCGCTTTGGGGAAGGGGTTGCGCGGTATTTGGCAAGGCTGACTTCTTGGTATTGCTTTCCGCACACATGGAGAGTCTAGGCTGGATTTGAGATGACTCTTCTTTCCTCTAGAGGGTGGCCGGTTTTCGATGGCGGCACTTGGTTAGTAACAGCTATTGTGCAAGGCGGAGACTGGGTTTGGCTTTGGTGGTTTATGTCGAAGCCGGAATCTTGGATTTGGCTAGTGTTTGTGGCCTGGGAGGTTTGGAGATTGAATTTCGGATATCTAATTCAAGGGAGTCGGTTCAAGTGGCTAGGATGGACGCGAAAGACAACGACTGAACCGAACGGCGTGGGCGACGACGACGGCCTGCATCTTTCTGAGTGGGTGTTCAGATCACATTTGGCAGATCAATCTTTGGGCTCCGTCCAGGCCTAAATCTGGGTCAAATTGGATTTGATTGTTGCCATACTATGGTTTTGGGTTTGGGACCATGGCATCACCCACCTACTTAGCCATGGATCTAAGGTCTATCCATGGCTCCGCCTGTCGGAGTATAACCTCAAAGCAAATCGCCCGATAAAGGAGAGTAGATTGGCCTTAGGTCAATGGATCTTGGTTCTAAGAAGGTGTGCTACCCTATCGTTTTGGACTTTTGAAGACCTTGCAGCTGTTATATGTGTGGTAGACTCTTTCCAATTTCCTAGTATTTTCGTACACCAATTGAGGTCCTTACGGAAATTTATTTAGCCTACTGTTTCGAGTCATGTAACATCTATTTGGTTGATATTGTCTCTTAGTAGCATAGCTCATCATCTTGTTAGCTATAGGCGTGTTCTTGCTTGGCCTGTATCCGCTCTAGAACATACGTTGGACACCCCTATATTCGAACATTGTCTATTTTATTAAAAAAGTTGTTCCTAAAATTCCAAAAAAAAAAAAAAAAAAAAGGAAAGACCAAAGAACAAGTCATAGTAAAAGGGAGCAAGGCTCCCACATCGAAAATAAGGAAGGGAAAGCCCCCTCCAAATCAAGTAAGTCCACATTTCCACTTTCTTTCCTTTTTGCCACGTCAAAATATTACTAACTTAGGCATCAAACTGGTCGAACCCGGCACACCCGAGGTCGCCCTCTAACGTCTTGTCTCTTTTGACAAGTTTGAGAGGAAGGGACGTGACGAAACTCATTTCCCAGAGACACACAGTCCGACCTCGGTTCCATGAGCTGACCCAAAAACAAACCCTTTTTTTTTTCCAAAAATGTTTAAGGTGGAGTCACTGGTCAACCATGAGGGTGGTGTTTTGGATAAATTTTTGGCTATGTGGCTAAATTTGGATGCTTATTGAATGTTTATTTACAACTAGTCGTAATTGGTGACAGCTCATCTTAAAGTTGACTCTCTGTCTCTCTGAGTCAAATATCAGGCAGTGAAGTAAGAAAATAGAAAGAGACTACTCCATCTTCTTGAGATCATGCATATGTAAATCACACGAACAAGGATAGAAGAATAAAATTGGGTTTGCTAGTATAGAGTTCGATGTTTAGTCACCACACAGAACAAAAATAAGTCTTGTACTCCATGTTCACAGTTGTGCTATGACTAGGTAAGCGTATACCACTGATTGGGAATTGTTGTTTGTTGTAACGTAAAAAAAAAAAAAATGTATATATACATACACTAATCAGCTCAACTTTACAAGTGAAATTGTTTAAATAGCGCAAGCTAATCTGCTGAGCTCAGACTAGATTGTGCAGATTTGTAGTAGAAATTTGTACCCTTGTACTTGCTTTTTAGTGAATTAATTTATGCCAGTGCGGTTTATCGAAATTTGTATTCAAAACTAGTCGATGCTTTAGAGTTGATATAGTACCAATTACTGAAATGATACCGAAAATGGTAGAATTTTTCAAATAATGAATCCATTGGTTCGGTACTTGATACTCTCTTATGAATGAATACATTGCTTTGTTTCAAGAATATTGATGGTGCAAAAACCAAACAGTAGTATACTAGGGAAATTGGAAAATCAGAATACCAACTGTGCTGTTTATGATACACTATAGTACACCACTACTTTTGACCACATCAAATTTAGATTGTGCATAGTTTTGAGGGAAAAAAACACCCAACATCAAACAAACAATGAAGCTATGCTGTTCCTCAATGAAAAAATTAGTTTTGCTATTAACAAACATGCGCTGGGAAGGTAGCTCTGCAACAGTAACGGAAGCTGGAGGGGAGATGGCGAACATGAATTGATCAATCAATGCCCAAGGTGGAATAGGGTTCAAAGCCACCCTGACAAATACAAAATGAATAAACTCTCAGCGCTTGTTTTCTTTAGGAAATAACAAAAGCTGTAAAATGTCCCATCTTCCATAGTGTAGAGCTACAGTGGAATGGTTGTGAATTTGGAATTTAAAAAGAGAGGGGGGAGAAAAGGAAGAGAAGAAGAAAAAGATGAGATGTACACTAAAAATGGAGGTGGCTTCATATAGGTGATTCTATTTCAACAGGATCCATTTCACCAGTTGAATGGAGGATAAGGCTTTATAAAGGCCGACCATATACAATTGAATGAATTAATGAATTGAATTTGTTTGATATATAACAGGGTAGAATTAACTAGTTTCATTCCTAATCATAGGAAGCCAATTTTACTGAAATATGCTACTCACAGAACAGTCATCATGTACACGCCATATGGTCTCTCCCAGAAGATTTGCAACTGACAGGACAGTTAGCTGGGGAAAATAGTTCTGCTCAGATACTGGAATAGTATTTGTTATGATCACCTCTTGGAACAAACCGCTTGACAGCCTCTCTATAGCAGGAGGACTGTAAAAGGAAAATATCAAATTAAATATTCATCTAGATAATAAGGAAACACATTCACTGTTATGGTCCAAAAAAATTCAGAAAAAGTGATGCTGGCATCCAAATGCAAACTGTTATGGCTACAAAAGAAATAAAAAAGTCATAATAAGATTTTCTTTTTGGGCCAAAGTGTCGTAATAACTCAACAAAGAGGTAATCACCAAATAAAGGGTTTACCTATAAACTTGTTCCTTTCCATGAGATGTCAGTCACCTAAAATTGACTGTATGATATCAAAACTGCATTTATATTATAGATGCAGTTGGGATAGTTCTATTGATTCTTTTTTACTACTACAAAAAGAGTTACAAATTACTATAGGCATGTTTAGTGTGGACATAAACTCCATTCTAACAAAAGAAATTGAATGGTCACTTCAGACCTCCATCAGAGAAAGTATTGACCAGAACTTAGCACGGGCAAGGAAAAAATTGATGACTATTAAAATGATCACTTGAAGCAAATAATCTGGTAAGAGTTCGGCTGATTAGTGATCATAAGTGACCCTAAAAGAAAGACGGATACTATACAGGAATCTACCCAAGCAGAACCAACTAACTTACCCCAGAAGTAATAAGTTACCATCAACTCAAACCCCTAAAAAAACCATATAAAGGAAACATTGATAAAGTACCCACTACCCAGACCATGCTGCCATTGAGAAGTTAGGCTTATTCTATGGCAACCAAATTTATCTTCTCAACCCTATCATCAAATTTCTTTACAACAGACCATATAGAGATTCACAGTTCCACACTGCACAATTGCAAACAGTATATCCCTGCTCCAAATACCCCAAAATATCCTATGCAAACAAAATGAGAAAGTATTTCAGCCAAAGCCATACTACTCGGTCTACTTCCATGGGTCCTAGTACATGCAACCTATTCCAAGACGTGAAATGAAAAAACAATGCACAAAATATGAAATTGAATATCTAAGAAAGACAGAATTTATTAACTTTTATATGTAAAGATTTGCAGAGGCATCCTCTCAAAGCAAATCTTACGGTTACAGCTTAGTCCCAGATACACCAAATAAAATCACTAAATGAGAATAGCCCACTAATCAGAATTAGAAACGGAAAATGGATTTCCCTAATATTCTGAAGAAATCAATTTTCAAAAACAGTACACCACTATATACTTCAACCTCAGCTCCCTACTTTAGTGCAAAGGCAACACTAACCACCTCTTTACATAAAATACCAAACGGGGAGAGTATGCTTTTCTGAATCATATCTAGAGAACAGATTTTTCTATATCCCAGCAGCAATGCAAGAATTTGTAATTTGGTAGGTTTAAAACAAAAGGTAGGTTGTAGGTATGAAGTAATGTTATAAAGTACAAAAATAGCATGATATGGATTTTGAAAATATAAAAGAGAACAGCAAGTACATAAAATGCCCTGACATAGATAGTCCTATTATTTGTCAGACCAAACTAGAATCAATTGGGAATATGTTAAGCAGTTTTAGGCTGGAATCAGCCAATTATAGATGCTGAAAGGGCCTTTATTGTGAGATTGGGCTCAATTTTCCCCTCCGCAGTAATTTAATACTTATGAGAGCATCCTTTGTAGTTTGTCCCCCTTGGGCATCTTAAATCCTGAGAGTATGCCCATAACCACCAAGATACATACTGAACCCCGACTATTGAGCCCAGGTTGAACTACAACTACAACTGTAATCTTCAATGAGCTAGAAACTGAACTATAAATTCCTCTTTTTTAGAAGAAAACTATAAATTCCTTCAGCAAGATGCCACGAGTAGTCTTCACCAAAACATTATATCTCAGCTGTCAAAGAATTCCAATGCATCCACAGTGGCATTCCAAGTTTCTAATATAACTCTAAACCACTGAAGATCCCACTCCAAACTATGTGGGATCAGTTGTTGGGCAATCGAGATGAGATATACATCCACACCTCTAATTTGAACAAGATGACTACTGCTATCCGAACCTGGAATCACCCACTTATGAGCACGCTACACTTTTACAATTAAGGGAGACCCTCTCAAGATCAATTCAATATGCATCAAACAAAATCAACAACAACAAAGAAAAAAACAAGAACAAAAGTACCGATTGTTGATACTGGTGGAAACCATAAATGATCAGACTGCTAAATCGACATTCTATATATGTCATACCAAAAGATGAAAGTGGCATTCAAGCACTACAAAAATACCACATACCTAAAAACAGCATGTGTACTGCACGCATAGACTTCCCTGGCCCCCTCTTGATGTAGTAATTCTGCACCTTTAGAAATAGTCCCTATAACCCACCAGCCAAACATTAATGTTTATTGCAAGAAAAACAACCAAAAATATAGCTGCACAGACTAATAAAGAACAAGAATGATCATAAGAACATCAATCAATTTTATAACCATGATAGTGAAGCAATAGTGATATGTCTAGTCATAGCGAAAATGGTTACAAAATGTGCAAAGGAGAGGTTGCAAAACTTGCAACATAAATTGAACAAGTTTGCATGGAATGTTAAGATCATTTGTATAATGAAATTTGACTGCTCACAACAGTTACAACAGCTCTTGCCATCTGATTTTCAGACTGTCAGATAATTTCCTGAAGTGGGATTATGCACAAAAGACAAGTTAAACCCACCTATATGACTAGCAAACGAAGAATAACCCACTGCCCCATGCCACCACAATGCCCTTTAAAGGCAATGCACTTGTATAAAATATATCCAACAAAAAGGAAGATACTACCAATCATGATTTACAGTTGAAAGTTGAAAAATTTTAAATCAATTACACCCATAAATTCTCCGAGTACATAGAAAATGTCCATGTTAAAGACACCTACAATGGTTTCTAACACTTGTAGCAGTCTACTTCTTTTCTTCAACAAAAGATATTGACCGATCTTTTGAGCACGGCCATTTACAATTTACTACCCTAACAATGAATTTCCTATCACCTCTCTCATCTAACTATGTGGATTATGGTTTACAATTACATGCATGCTCAAGATGCTATCTACTGTTTCAATTTTATCTATAACATTAAAACAAATGTACTATTAGGTTCTATTTTATACAACAAATTATAGTATGTACAAACTAACCGGCTGTATCAATCATGTCATCAACCATGACGGCTACTTTTCCCTTCACGTCACCTATCAAATTCATCACCTGCAATATAAAGAAATTCGATAATGAACTGATGAATTGAAAGATATATTTGACTAAAACATTACAACTTAAACATATTTTATAGAAGATGACAAAACAAAAACAAAAAATACAGAAATGAAAAAAGCAGAGTTACATAAGTGTGCCATTGTGAAAATCAAGAGAAATTTTCTCACAAGACGCAGAACTTGAAACCGTTAGCTGCATTCATGATTTCATATAGCCTTAACAAACAACCTTTTACGTTTTCAGACCTATTAATAGATTTTGAGATTGATTTTGAGAATTTGTCCCAACTCCTGCGTCACACATACTACTGCTAAGTGAGTGTCCTCATAGACTAGGGCCATTTAGTAGTCTGTGTTGATTTATTATTTGAGAACTGCTTCCAGAAGAGAGCAAGAGGATAGTCAGGTGACAAATGGATGTTTTTTTTAAGGGAAAACTTCCATTCCTACAATGGGTACTAGTAGCATCTATCTTCATTCATTTCTTTACATAGATTTTCAAGTAGCATGATTAGGAGGTTAAAGAATAATATGAATTGCATGGAAGGAGTGATGAAGGGACAAAGGATTATTTAATGAGTGGGAATATTTTGCAAAGGTAAAAATAATAAAATTGCACTATACAGGAACCAGAGAACAGAATAGCAAAAATACCCCTACAATATTGATGAGTTATCACGAAATGTTTAAAGCTTCACTGCAATCTAGCATCTTATCTTGGAGTCGCCCATAATAATAAAGTGAACTGTTTTATTGCAAGTTCCTTTTTGTGCAACAAAACATGAAATTTATGTGGTCATTAAACATCACCGGTTTATCAAGCTTTATATAGAACATGACTACATTATCAGATTTCAGAATTATTTCTCTCATTTAATACTTTGTGATATTATGAGATTATGAGATTCATAATTTAACTCTGGAACGAACGTCAGCCTCATGTAAAGTAGTTCATACCTCTGCCACATTGTGCCCATGACGCCTTTTATCAACAATTGCCAAAGGAGCATCAGATAACTTTTTTGCAAAAGCACGGGCTCGAGCAACACCCCCAACATCTGGTGAGACCACTACCAAATCATCAGAACAGATAGTCTTGCTGGCGAGGTAATCAAGTATCACAGGCTGATTGAACATGATGAAAAGTAAGAATCATTACAAATCAGAACAGAACTTTGGTCATATTTATTATATGAAGATAGTAGACTTTTATTATTTGCTACATCTTTAAATAAAGTCAACAGTAGTGGAGGCAAAAAGCCTATTTAAACAAGAACAAGACAAACTTCTTATAAAAATTTCTATACTGGGAAAGACAATACTCACTAGGACCAGCATATATTTTACCCCAGACAGAGGCACTGACTAGACCAAGGAAAGCTAAGTTCCACAACTAATATACCATCTATAGTCAATAAACTTTGGTCATACTGCAGTTTTATTCCTTGTATGTTGACAAATTTGTGTTTCTTACACAGTGCTTATTATTTTAGGATGTACAATCGCCTTAAGGCTTACATTTAAGGTTTTAAAATCTTGTATTTGGGATTACTAGGCACAAGCATAAGCCTATATAAAAGCACTTTGCTCTTCTCCACAATCATTTAAAGTGCCTTAACCATCCAGCAGAGGAGTGAGTGGATAGACCCGTACACAAAACCAATCTTACTTTACAAAGGTGAATTACATTGAAGCAGGACATGCACACACTAACACACTTACAATGCTATCCATACATTCTAGCAGTAGTTTCCGAAAAAGAAAAAAAGAAGAAAAAAAAAGGATTATTCTAAATACAATTTTTTAATAGTATAAGAAATATCTCTTTGAAGGTCACACACATAATCATTCCAGGTTGCCAAGTAAAGGACTGAAGAATCTTATAAGAGTCGAACATCCTGATCCATGGACTACGAATAGAAATGCCCCCAAGTACTACAAGACCGTTACCTGACCATATACATGATCCACAGGAATATCAAAGTATCCCATCGATTGACCGGAATGAAGATCACACGCAAGAACACGATTTGCACCAGCTTCGGTGATCAAATTTGCAACAAGTTTGGCAGCAATAGATTCACGCCCTTGAGTCTGAAACAAAGAGTAATGACAGTTAATAATCAAAACAAAAATATGAACTTGGAATCAGGTAACTCAAATTCAATACTGACCAGACTTTATTTTTATTTTTATTTAGAATGACTTAATTTACCACGTTGAACATATGTACAAGCTACTATATGAGGATTCGAAAGTGAAAGATTTCATGATTTCAGATCCAAGTCTGTAAACTAACTATACTGACTAAACTTGAGTAAATATGATATTCAACAGCAATCTTACTACTGCTGAGAAGTTTCTTAATGCACCTAAAAGTCTCCATTTAAGGATCCAACTCAGGTTTCCCTCTATAATGATAAATCCACATATAGAGGACTTCTAGATAGGGATTCCCTCCTTTTTCTTTTCTTTTTTCTTTTTTTCTTTTTTCTTTTTTCTATTTTATTGAGAACAAAAATAGCATCATATATTAGCCAAATCAAAAACCGTTTAGCCATGTAAACATCACCTCATAAATAGACAGTGTTTTAAACACTAAAAAAACCATACTGGTAATCAAATGATCACACAACGTAATAGAAACAAGTTAATCAAATAGTAAACTATTTCTGCTTTGCTAAATTTAGCAAGGATTATTTTTATTAGGGGATAACCTTATGGTTCATGGTGGCACCAGAAGTGCCATCACTTCTTAAAAAAAGGGAGACACCTGATGGAGGGGACCTTATATATTAGGGAGGAGGCAAGAAAGCTGAATGAGGCAAGAAAGCCGAATAAAGGTAGTATAATTATAAAAAGAGAAATGAGGTACCGATTTCATGTTACACACATTAAAATACCTAGTCCAACACCAATTTGTTATATGATCTTAAGCCCCCAGTCTATCAGTCAGATGACAATTAATTCAGGCCTGTGGATAATATGTAATGAAAAACTCTGCGTCAGAAATACCTATTAGTCAAAATTATACTGGGGGACACTCGTGCAGTCATCATATCATTACCAAAGCTCTGAAACTATTGTCAAGCAATGCACCAAATATGAAAACTAAAAGTCCAGATTCGTTGCTCGTTTCATTATATTACCTTTCTGTCAGCCCTGGCATATCCAAAATATGGAATCACAGCAGTAATGTTCTTGGCTGACGCCCTTCGACATGCATCAATCATTATTAGAAGCTCCATTAGATTCTCATTTGCAGGAGGACATGTCGGTTGCACGAGAT
Above is a window of Fragaria vesca subsp. vesca linkage group LG7, FraVesHawaii_1.0, whole genome shotgun sequence DNA encoding:
- the LOC101298065 gene encoding ribose-phosphate pyrophosphokinase 5, chloroplastic-like, whose translation is MASLLHSPPLSSRTLLPPYSSPSPSFPTRFRCSVGEPLKYANGKPSIPLLRSDEMVPNFLTRHALTTATKDDTRLRIFSGTANPSLSQEIACYMGLELGKIKIKRFADGEIYVQLQESVRGCDVYLVQPTCPPANENLMELLIMIDACRRASAKNITAVIPYFGYARADRKTQGRESIAAKLVANLITEAGANRVLACDLHSGQSMGYFDIPVDHVYGQPVILDYLASKTICSDDLVVVSPDVGGVARARAFAKKLSDAPLAIVDKRRHGHNVAEVMNLIGDVKGKVAVMVDDMIDTAGTISKGAELLHQEGAREVYACSTHAVFSPPAIERLSSGLFQEVIITNTIPVSEQNYFPQLTVLSVANLLGETIWRVHDDCSGGFEPYSTLGID